Proteins from a genomic interval of Spea bombifrons isolate aSpeBom1 chromosome 4, aSpeBom1.2.pri, whole genome shotgun sequence:
- the BMP10 gene encoding bone morphogenetic protein 10 yields the protein MDPISLRVYVALSLLVQFISASPIMGLEEDLPLYDEVLTEQDGFDFNSLLETMKDDLLKTLNLSGIPIQAPVKVEPPEYMLELYNKFAKDRTTMPSANIVRSFRNEDYSVPYNDALGVRKFQLLYNVSIPHHELLVMAELKLYMLVPRGNVMYKGAGRKVTVYEIHSEGEGTRKAVELASRLVYKTSSDWEMFDITEAVRRWGRSEFTTHRLEVHIQNPDIDLEDGGEDKLDIDVKPETKHEPLLVVFSDDQSSERKEEKEELNDMISHEQLLTQDSTEFGEANNMPSEESLLQMRSNIIYDASSRTRRNAKGNYCKKTSLYIDFKEIGWDSWIIAPTGYEAYECRGVCSYPLTEHVTPTKHAIVQTLVHMKNAQKASKACCVATKLDPISILYMDAGVMTYKYKYEGMVVSECGCR from the exons ATGGATCCCATCTCTCTGCGGGTTTATGTGGCCTTAAGTTTATTGGTGCAATTTATTTCGGCCAGTCCCATCATGGGCTTGGAAGAAGACTTGCCTTTATATGATGAAGTCCTCACGGAACAGGATGGGTTTGATTTCAACTCCTTGCTGGAAACGATGAAAGATGACTTACTGAAAACTCTCAACCTATCTGGGATCCCAATTCAGGCACCTGTCAAGGTGGAGCCTCCAGAATACATGCTGGAACTCTACAACAAGTTTGCAAAGGACAGAACCACCATGCCCTCAGCTAATATCGTACGCAGCTTTAGAAATGAAG ATTACTCAGTGCCCTACAATGATGCCTTGGGTGTGAGGAAGTTTCAGCTGCTCTACAATGTTTCAATACCTCACCACGAGTTATTAGTCATGGCGGAACTTAAGCTCTACATGTTAGTTCCAAGAGGCAATGTAATGTACAAAGGAGCGGGCAGGAAAGTCACTGTTTACGAAATACACAGTGAGGGAGAGGGAACACGAAAGGCGGTGGAATTGGCTTCCAGGTTGGTCTACAAAACCAGCAGTGACTGGGAGATGTTTGATATCACAGAGGCTGTGCGGCGCTGGGGTAGATCAGAATTTACAACTCACAGACTGGAAGTCCACATACAGAATCCAGATATTGATCTAGAAGATGGTGGAGAAGACAAACTAGACATAGATGTTAAACCAGAAACCAAGCATGAACCCTTGCTGGTTGTTTTTTCAGATGACCAAAGTAGcgagaggaaagaagagaaagaggaacTGAATGATATGATTAGCCATGAGCAGCTGCTGACTCAGGACAGCACAGAATTTGGTGAAGCAAATAACATGCCCAGTGAGGAATCCTTGCTGCAAATGAGATCCAACATTATTTATGATGCCAGCTCCCGAACCAGGAGAAACGCAAAGGGCAATTACTGTAAAAAGACTTCACTCTACATCGACTTCAAAGAAATCGGATGGGATTCCTGGATCATAGCGCCCACCGGCTACGAGGCTTATGAGTGTCGTGGAGTGTGCTCTTACCCACTGACAGAGCATGTCACACCAACCAAACACGCCATAGTGCAAACACTGGTTCACATGAAGAACGCCCAAAAGGCATCCAAAGCCTGTTGTGTTGCCACCAAACTGGATCCCATATCTATCCTCTACATGGATGCAGGAGTGATGACCTACAAGTACAAATACGAGGGCATGGTGGTTtcagagtgtgggtgcagatAG